A DNA window from Vigna unguiculata cultivar IT97K-499-35 chromosome 10, ASM411807v1, whole genome shotgun sequence contains the following coding sequences:
- the LOC114167183 gene encoding putative receptor protein kinase ZmPK1 encodes MAASTLSFALLLPLIFFHTFHASSSFSLSVENFKEDVILSPKKTFTAGFYAVGQNAFCFAIWYTRSPDTVVWMANRDQPVNGKRSTLSLLKTGNLVLTDAGQFQVWSTGTANSSRQVRLHLHDTGNLVLLEDSPDNAVLWQSFEFPTDTLLPNQPLRGSTNLVSSRSGSNHSSGFYKLFFDFENVLRLMYQGPRVSSVFWPYAWLQSNNFGNGNSNGRSTFNDSRVAVLDELGGVLSSDNYTFRTIDYGTVLQRRLTLDHDGNVRVYTMKHGQEKWVVSGLIRQQPCFIHGICGPNSYCTNDPTTGRKCSCLPGHRWNDTEDWTQGCIPNFDPWCNNTKHESRFVGLAQFDFYGYDYGFYQNHTYEQCVNQCKRLCECKGFQFSFSDQGSFGSQCYLKTQLLNGHHSASFSGMFYLRLPLSYNRENPISNGLVCGANSRVEELKRPYVEEKENGSVWFMLWFAVALGGLEVLCFFLMWCFLFRNNADKHAYVLAAETGFRKFGYSELKQASKGFSEEIGRGGGGTVYKGVLSDDRVVAIKRLHEVANQGESEFLAEVSIIGRLNHMNLIGMLGFCAEGKYRLLVYEYMENGSLAQNLSSSSNVLDWTKRYNIALGTARGLAYLHEECLEWILHCDIKTQNILLDSDYQPKVADFGLSKLLNRNNLDNSTFSRIRGTRGYMAPEWLFNLPITSKVDVYSYGVVVLEMITGRSPTAGIQLTELDAESHNHARLVTWVREKRKKGSEVGSSWVDQIVDPALGSMYDRNEMEILATVALECVEEEKDVRPSMSHVVERLQSYEHNS; translated from the exons ATGGCAGCTTCAACACTGTCTTTCGCTCTTCTCCTTCCTCTCATCTTCTTCCATActttccatgcttcatcttcatTCTCTCTCTCCGTCGAGAACTTCAAAGAAGATGTCATACTATCACCCAAAAAAACATTCACAGCAGGCTTTTACGCCGTCGGACAAAACGCTTTCTGCTTCGCGATATGGTACACGCGCTCACCGGACACCGTCGTTTGGATGGCCAACCGGGACCAACCGGTTAACGGAAAACGCTCCACACTCTCTCttctcaaaaccggcaacctcGTACTCACCGACGCCGGTCAGTTCCAAGTGTGGTCCACCGGCACCGCCAACTCATCCAGACAAGTCCGCTTACATTTGCACGACACCGGCAACCTCGTACTCCTCGAAGATTCCCCCGACAACGCTGTCTTGTGGCAGAGCTTCGAATTCCCAACCGACACGCTTCTTCCGAATCAGCCTCTGAGAGGGAGCACCAATCTCGTTTCCTCGAGAAGCGGGAGCAACCACTCCTCCGGTTTCTACAAGCTCTTCTTCGACTTCGAGAATGTTCTGCGGCTCATGTACCAGGGTCCTCGAGTTTCTAGCGTTTTCTGGCCCTACGCTTGGCTTCAGAGCAACAACTTTGGTAATGGCAACAGCAACGGCAGATCCACTTTCAACGATAGCAGGGTTGCTGTGCTTGATGAGTTGGGTGGCGTGCTTTCTTCCGACAACTACACTTTCAGAACCATCGATTACGGGACGGTGCTTCAGCGGAGATTGACCCTCGATCACGACGGTAATGTGCGGGTCTACACCATGAAACATGGACAAGAGAAGTGGGTTGTGTCGGGGCTGATTCGCCAACAACCTTGTTTTATTCATGGCATTTGTGGACCCAACAGTTATTGTACCAATGACCCAACAACTGGAAGAAAGTGTTCCTGCCTTCCAG GTCACAGATGGAATGATACTGAAGACTGGACTCAAGGTTGCATACCGAATTTTGATCCTTGGTGCAACAACACTAAGCATGAGTCTCGTTTCGTGGGTTTAgctcaatttgatttttatggATATGACTATGGCTTCTATCAGAATCACACTTACGAACAATGTGTGAATCAGTGCAAGCGGTTGTGCGAATGCAAAGGGTTTCAGTTCAGTTTTTCGGACCAAGGTAGTTTTGGTAGTCAGTGCTACCTGAAGACACAGTTGCTGAATGGGCATCACTCGGCAAGTTTCTCGGGAATGTTCTACCTGAGACTGCCTTTGTCTTACAACCGTGAGAACCCCATCAGTAATGGTTTGGTTTGTGGGGCAAATAGCAGAGTGGAAGAACTAAAAAGACCGTAtgtggaagaaaaagaaaatgggtcTGTTTGGTTCATGCTGTGGTTTGCGGTTGCCTTGGGAGGACTTGAGGTTCTGTGCTTCTTTCTGATGTGGTGTTTTTTGTTTAGGAATAATGCCGACAAGCATGCCTATGTTCTTGCTGCAGAAACAGGGTTCAGGAAATTCGGTTATTCAGAATTGAAACAAGCATCCAAAGGTTTCAGTGAAGAGATTGGAAGGGGTGGTGGAGGTACAGTGTATAAAGGTGTCTTGTCTGATGACCGGGTTGTGGCAATAAAAAGACTACATGAAGTGGCAAACCAAGGAGAAAGTGAGTTCCTGGCTGAAGTAAGCATCATTGGAAGGCTTAACCACATGAACTTAATTGGCATGTTAGGGTTTTGTGCTGAGGGAAAGTATAGGTTGTTGGTTTATGAGTACATGGAGAATGGTTCTTTAGCTCAGAACCTTTCATCGAGTTCAAATGTTCTTGATTGGACCAAGAGGTATAACATTGCTCTGGGAACTGCAAGGGGTCTTGCTTACTTGCATGAAGAATGCTTGGAGTGGATTCTGCATTGTGATATCAAGACCCAAAATATACTTCTTGACTCTGATTACCAACCTAAAGTAGCAGATTTTGGCTTGTCTAAGCTACTTAACCGGAACAACCTCGACAATTCAACCTTCTCGAGGATACGAGGAACAAGAGGTTACATGGCTCCAGAGTGGCTTTTTAACTTGCCAATCACTTCCAAGGTGGATGTCTACAGCTATGGCGTTGTTGTCTTGGAGATGATAACTGGAAGGAGCCCAACAGCAGGTATCCAACTCACAGAATTAGATGCAGAATCACATAATCATGCGAGGTTAGTGACATGGGTGAgggagaaaaggaagaaagggtCAGAAGTGGGATCATCTTGGGTGGATCAAATAGTTGACCCTGCTTTGGGATCAATGTATGATAGGAATGAAATGGAGATATTAGCTACGGTGGCTTTGGAATGTGTAGAGGAAGAGAAAGACGTGAGACCCAGCATGAGTCATGTTGTTGAGAGGCTCCAAAGTTACGAGCACAATTCTTGA